A single window of Bordetella genomosp. 11 DNA harbors:
- a CDS encoding lysophospholipid acyltransferase family protein — translation MLVALFRLLARLPLSVLHGMGRFFGVLAYLWPGKYRQRLRANAAQAGYPDAAFAREAAAQAGAMIFEMPKVWFQTERCLGRVHSDDEAIVDAARAEQRGVLFMTPHLGCFEIMARHLTRQLPLTVMFRPPRKPALAPLLDAARNTSRLRAVPATMQGVREFVRALRRGEGVGMLPDQAPKEGDGVWAPFFGRMAYTVTLPGKLAAANDVPVILTAGERLPRGRGWRVHYIRVPGPLPATAEAQAALFNATMETLIRRFPEQYLWSYNRYKAPRGAPPAPDTLDVAAPVRGNDAGKESGALGGNLGSTAGDRAG, via the coding sequence CTGCTCGTCGCCCTGTTCCGCCTGTTGGCCCGCCTGCCGCTATCCGTGCTGCATGGCATGGGGCGCTTTTTCGGCGTACTGGCCTATCTCTGGCCGGGCAAATACCGCCAGCGCCTGCGCGCCAATGCCGCGCAGGCGGGCTATCCCGACGCCGCCTTCGCCCGGGAAGCCGCCGCCCAGGCGGGCGCCATGATTTTCGAAATGCCCAAGGTCTGGTTCCAGACCGAGCGCTGCCTGGGGCGCGTGCACTCGGACGACGAAGCCATCGTGGACGCCGCGCGCGCCGAGCAGCGCGGCGTCCTGTTCATGACGCCCCACCTGGGGTGCTTCGAGATCATGGCCCGGCATCTGACCCGCCAGTTGCCGCTGACGGTGATGTTCCGCCCGCCCCGCAAACCGGCCCTCGCGCCCCTGCTCGACGCCGCGCGCAACACCTCCAGGCTGCGCGCGGTGCCCGCCACGATGCAGGGCGTGCGGGAATTCGTGCGCGCCCTGCGGCGCGGCGAAGGCGTCGGCATGCTGCCGGACCAGGCACCGAAGGAAGGCGACGGCGTATGGGCGCCCTTCTTCGGCCGCATGGCCTACACCGTGACCCTTCCCGGCAAGCTGGCCGCGGCCAACGATGTGCCGGTCATCCTGACCGCGGGCGAACGCCTGCCGCGCGGACGCGGCTGGCGCGTCCACTATATCCGCGTGCCGGGCCCCCTGCCCGCCACGGCCGAGGCGCAAGCCGCGCTCTTCAATGCGACCATGGAAACCCTGATCCGCCGCTTCCCCGAGCAATACCTGTGGAGCTACAACCGCTACAAGGCCCCGCGCGGAGCGCCGCCGGCGCCCGACACGCTTGACGTCGCGGCGCCGGTCCGGGGCAACGACGCGGGCAAGGAAAGCGGCGCCCTGGGCGGCAACCTGGGCAGCACCGCCGGGGATCGCGCCGGATGA
- a CDS encoding alpha/beta fold hydrolase, with amino-acid sequence MTSLFDVPVRRFEVPGTHIAARVAGEGPPLLLLHGHPQTNAIWHRLWPALTARYTCVAADLRGYGDSGKPEATPDHAAHSKRVMAADMVEVMRQLGHERFQVLAHDRGARVAHRLALDHEDRVTRMMLLDIAPTLDMYENTTRAFAQAYYHWFWLIQPAPMPETMIGRDPVFYVRSIMGGRPGGLAIFDPRALAEYERCAALPGLPTGICEDYRASATIDLEHDREDRAAGRRLRCPVLALWGARGAVGRNFDVLALWQNVAQDVRGHAVDGAHYLAEELPEEIGQEALRFLA; translated from the coding sequence ATGACATCGCTTTTCGACGTGCCGGTGCGCCGGTTCGAGGTCCCGGGTACGCATATCGCCGCACGGGTTGCGGGCGAGGGGCCGCCATTGCTGCTGTTGCACGGCCATCCGCAGACGAATGCGATATGGCATCGGCTGTGGCCGGCGTTGACGGCGCGCTATACCTGCGTGGCGGCCGATCTGCGCGGCTACGGCGACAGCGGCAAGCCGGAGGCGACGCCGGACCACGCCGCGCACTCCAAGCGCGTCATGGCCGCCGACATGGTCGAGGTGATGCGCCAGCTGGGGCACGAGCGTTTCCAGGTGCTGGCGCACGACCGCGGGGCGCGCGTGGCCCATCGCCTGGCTCTGGACCACGAGGATCGCGTGACCCGCATGATGCTGCTGGATATCGCGCCCACGCTGGACATGTACGAGAACACGACGCGCGCCTTCGCGCAGGCCTATTACCACTGGTTCTGGCTGATCCAGCCGGCACCGATGCCGGAAACCATGATCGGCCGCGACCCGGTGTTCTACGTGCGTTCCATCATGGGCGGGCGCCCTGGCGGCCTGGCGATTTTCGATCCGCGCGCCCTGGCGGAGTACGAACGCTGCGCCGCCTTGCCGGGCCTGCCGACAGGCATATGCGAGGACTACCGCGCCTCGGCCACGATAGACCTGGAACACGACCGCGAGGACCGCGCCGCCGGCCGGCGGCTGCGCTGCCCGGTGCTGGCCCTGTGGGGCGCGCGCGGCGCGGTGGGACGCAACTTCGACGTCCTGGCCTTGTGGCAAAACGTGGCGCAGGATGTCCGGGGCCACGCCGTGGACGGCGCCCATTATCTGGCGGAAGAGCTGCCCGAGGAAATCGGCCAAGAGGCGCTGCGCTTCCTGGCCTAG
- a CDS encoding DUF1289 domain-containing protein, whose product MPDPIPDLCPPSATQTDRVFAATDSPCVAVCSTLFDEVCRGCGRTAMEVANWVSMSDEEKQAVWRRIKAQGYPRR is encoded by the coding sequence ATGCCTGACCCGATACCCGATCTTTGCCCCCCGTCCGCCACGCAAACCGACCGTGTCTTCGCCGCCACCGACTCCCCCTGCGTGGCGGTGTGCTCGACGCTGTTCGACGAGGTCTGCCGCGGTTGCGGCCGGACCGCCATGGAAGTGGCGAATTGGGTATCCATGAGCGATGAAGAAAAACAGGCCGTCTGGCGCCGCATCAAGGCGCAGGGGTACCCGCGCCGATAG
- a CDS encoding lysophospholipid acyltransferase family protein gives MSSIKHRALVALFSWFGRVRPATRLRAGAILTWFTLVFARRRRRIVRINLDLCFPEESRETRERWLREHFRALCQSVVDRGVLWYGTPEAIRDMVTVSGHEEFLRLGREKQPLILLAPHFIGLDVAATRLTMESPTGATMYTPQRDPAVDAIVRAGRTRFNEVHLVSRKDGVRGLIRHLREARPVYYLPDMDFGRDGAIFVPFFGVQAATIPATAQIARKWNTPVIPVIEFWDPRTGRYHVEVLPALKDFPGEDTLEEATARLNRELEQWVRRCPSQYYWVHRRFKTRPAGEKKFY, from the coding sequence ATGAGCAGCATCAAGCATCGCGCCCTGGTCGCCCTGTTCTCCTGGTTCGGCCGCGTCCGGCCCGCCACGCGCCTGCGCGCCGGCGCCATCCTGACCTGGTTCACGCTGGTGTTCGCGCGCCGCCGGCGCCGCATCGTCCGCATCAACCTGGACCTCTGCTTTCCCGAGGAAAGCAGGGAAACGCGCGAACGCTGGCTGCGCGAGCACTTCCGCGCGCTGTGCCAGTCGGTGGTGGACCGCGGCGTGCTGTGGTACGGCACGCCCGAGGCCATCCGCGACATGGTCACGGTCTCCGGCCATGAGGAATTCCTGCGCCTGGGTCGGGAAAAGCAGCCGCTGATCCTCCTGGCGCCGCATTTCATCGGGCTGGACGTGGCGGCCACCCGGCTGACCATGGAATCCCCCACCGGCGCGACCATGTACACGCCCCAGCGCGATCCGGCCGTCGACGCCATCGTGCGCGCGGGGCGCACGCGATTCAACGAGGTCCACCTGGTCAGCCGCAAGGATGGCGTCCGTGGCCTGATCCGGCACCTGCGCGAGGCCCGGCCGGTCTACTACCTGCCGGACATGGATTTCGGGCGCGACGGCGCCATCTTCGTGCCCTTCTTCGGGGTGCAGGCGGCCACCATTCCGGCCACCGCCCAGATCGCGCGCAAGTGGAATACGCCGGTCATCCCGGTCATCGAATTCTGGGACCCGCGCACCGGGCGCTATCACGTCGAGGTCCTGCCCGCGCTGAAGGACTTTCCGGGCGAGGACACGCTGGAAGAGGCGACCGCGCGCCTGAATCGCGAACTGGAGCAATGGGTGCGCCGC
- the metK gene encoding methionine adenosyltransferase — translation MAHSDYLFTSESVSEGHPDKVADQISDAVLDAIFTQDPNARVAAETLCNTGLVVLAGEISTSATVDYIQVARDTIRRIGYDNTEYGIDYKGCAVLVAYDKQSPDIAQGVDRTSEDYLNQGAGDQGLMFGYACDETPDLMPAPIWYSHRLVQRQSELRKDGRLPWLRPDAKSQVTFRYVDGRPVEVDTVVLSTQHAPEVSQETIREAVIEDIIKPSFPAGLITSKTRFLVNPTGRFVIGGPQGDCGLTGRKIIVDTYGGACRHGGGAFSGKDPSKVDRSAAYGARYVAKNIVAAGLARQCEVQVSYAIGVAEPINITVYTAGTGVIPDEQLSKLVREHFDLRPKGIVNMLDLLRPIYSKTAAYGHFGRSEPEFTWEATDKAAALKKAA, via the coding sequence GTGGCACATAGCGATTATCTTTTCACCTCCGAATCCGTCTCCGAAGGCCATCCGGACAAGGTCGCCGACCAGATCTCCGATGCCGTCCTGGACGCCATCTTCACGCAGGACCCCAATGCCCGTGTCGCCGCGGAAACGCTGTGCAATACCGGCCTGGTGGTGCTCGCCGGTGAAATCAGCACTTCCGCCACCGTCGACTACATCCAGGTCGCGCGCGACACGATCCGGCGCATCGGCTACGACAATACCGAATACGGCATCGACTACAAGGGCTGCGCGGTCCTGGTCGCATACGACAAGCAATCGCCGGATATCGCGCAGGGCGTGGACCGTACCTCGGAAGACTATCTGAACCAGGGCGCCGGCGACCAGGGCCTGATGTTCGGCTACGCGTGCGACGAAACGCCCGACCTGATGCCCGCGCCGATCTGGTATTCGCACCGCCTGGTGCAGCGCCAGAGCGAACTGCGCAAGGACGGCCGCCTGCCGTGGCTGCGTCCGGACGCCAAGTCCCAGGTGACCTTCCGCTACGTCGACGGCCGTCCCGTCGAAGTCGACACGGTGGTGCTGTCCACCCAGCATGCGCCTGAAGTGTCGCAGGAAACCATCCGTGAAGCGGTCATCGAAGACATCATCAAGCCGTCCTTCCCGGCCGGCCTGATCACCTCCAAGACCCGTTTCCTCGTCAACCCGACCGGGCGCTTCGTCATCGGCGGTCCGCAGGGCGATTGCGGGCTGACCGGCCGCAAGATCATCGTCGACACCTACGGCGGCGCCTGCCGCCACGGCGGCGGCGCGTTCTCGGGCAAGGACCCGTCCAAGGTCGACCGTTCCGCCGCCTATGGCGCGCGCTACGTGGCCAAGAACATCGTCGCGGCCGGCCTGGCGCGGCAGTGCGAAGTGCAGGTCAGCTACGCCATCGGCGTGGCCGAACCCATCAACATCACGGTCTACACCGCCGGTACCGGCGTGATCCCGGACGAGCAGCTGTCCAAGCTGGTCCGCGAGCACTTCGACCTGCGGCCCAAGGGCATCGTGAACATGCTGGACCTGTTGCGTCCGATCTATTCGAAGACGGCCGCCTACGGCCACTTCGGCCGCTCGGAGCCCGAGTTCACGTGGGAAGCCACGGACAAGGCCGCGGCGCTGAAAAAGGCCGCTTGA